The following coding sequences are from one Candidatus Poribacteria bacterium window:
- a CDS encoding Ppx/GppA family phosphatase, with translation MVARASRMPWSRLRRVGVIDIGTNSCLLLVAEVREAAREYAIVADLSDVTQLGKGFYDAGRLVTEAMDRTLKALRAFREQADEHEVREFVITGTSVLRDASNGDEFLRVVEEEFGVAPDVLPGEEEARLSYLAVRRDPVLALPRDAPCVVTDIGGGSTELIVGGERIRQMASLDVGAVRLTESLVRSDPPLAQEVESVRARLRQAFEAAPEPTPDGVLVGVAGTVANLANVIVHRQAEPTDVHAFPVTAAHLGALIVEFSQMTTAERAAIPGMDPKRAGVILAGALILERVIEHFRRDCVLTSVRGLRFGVFYDHFLDDGEWTAVTS, from the coding sequence TTGGTCGCCAGAGCCAGCCGCATGCCCTGGTCGCGGCTTCGACGCGTCGGCGTGATCGACATCGGCACGAACTCCTGTCTGCTGCTCGTGGCTGAGGTCCGTGAGGCTGCGCGGGAGTACGCCATCGTTGCAGACCTGTCCGATGTCACGCAGTTGGGCAAGGGGTTCTACGACGCGGGTCGCTTGGTAACGGAGGCGATGGACCGGACTTTGAAAGCCCTTCGTGCCTTCCGCGAACAGGCGGACGAGCACGAGGTACGCGAGTTTGTCATCACGGGGACATCCGTTCTGAGGGACGCGTCGAATGGTGACGAGTTCCTACGCGTCGTCGAGGAGGAGTTCGGCGTCGCACCCGATGTACTGCCCGGCGAGGAAGAGGCGCGCCTATCGTACCTGGCGGTGCGACGCGATCCGGTCCTCGCCCTACCGCGTGACGCCCCATGCGTTGTGACGGACATCGGCGGCGGCAGCACCGAGCTCATCGTGGGTGGCGAGCGGATTCGCCAGATGGCGAGCCTCGATGTCGGCGCGGTGCGGCTCACGGAGTCGCTGGTACGGTCGGATCCACCGCTTGCGCAGGAAGTCGAGAGCGTGCGAGCCCGTCTTCGGCAGGCGTTCGAGGCGGCTCCCGAACCCACCCCGGACGGCGTCCTCGTCGGCGTCGCCGGGACGGTGGCGAACCTCGCCAACGTCATCGTGCATCGACAGGCGGAGCCGACGGACGTTCATGCGTTCCCGGTAACGGCTGCGCACCTGGGAGCGCTCATCGTCGAGTTCTCGCAAATGACGACGGCGGAACGCGCCGCCATCCCTGGGATGGACCCGAAGCGCGCCGGCGTCATCCTCGCTGGTGCGCTCATTCTGGAGCGCGTCATCGAGCACTTCCGTCGCGACTGCGTGCTGACGAGCGTCCGAGGACTGCGCTTCGGCGTCTTCTACGACCATTTCCTGGACGACGGCGAGTGGACGGCGGTCACAAGCTGA
- a CDS encoding CHAD domain-containing protein — protein MSESVPEDDPSTGLSVEDLCTLYRNDNEHSAFVSKMATRLFESTRDVHELPDDALEQIQTGAMLHNVGLYFGVPRHHIRSKEIILQHGLSQFSERDTHVIALIALFHRGKVRPRREPLFCDLDAETQRLALRAAAIVRIADGLDYSQDQSTKITNVDRTRRSIRITVSNKSAGAWDNAARANEKADMWRDAMPRPMRFAVDAGQKYYLRRGDTMQAAGFKVLSHFFDALCENEEGTRARTDPEDLHQFRVATRRLRASLRPFRGVFGRDAVEPFIEDLRAIAAATGDVRDLDVFVAALEELPSSSRVPTFLSHLRRRHDEAVAHMLAVFDAEEFAQFKERFAAFLANAHPYGNRDRRKGARELTRVAASRTLSKRLQAVLKYRGNLDLSDDTQLHALRIACKRFRYVADFFCETLAVKPSVVLRPMKALQDSLGEVHDAAVREEYMLRFLDEHQDTIPVDERSALADLAHENEQQRAKYHAEFQQQWEDFVSDAFQARLRAGIDPDGRHLADG, from the coding sequence ATGAGCGAGTCGGTTCCAGAGGACGATCCTAGTACGGGGCTGTCCGTCGAAGATCTCTGCACGCTCTACCGCAACGACAACGAGCACTCGGCATTTGTCAGCAAGATGGCGACTCGCCTCTTCGAGTCGACGCGCGATGTCCACGAACTCCCCGACGACGCTCTCGAACAGATCCAGACGGGAGCGATGCTCCACAACGTGGGGCTCTACTTCGGCGTACCACGCCACCACATCCGCAGCAAAGAGATCATCCTCCAGCATGGTCTGAGCCAGTTCAGCGAACGGGACACCCACGTGATCGCTCTGATCGCGCTGTTCCACCGTGGCAAGGTTCGCCCACGGCGAGAGCCCCTGTTCTGCGATCTGGACGCCGAAACACAACGGCTCGCCCTGCGGGCGGCTGCCATCGTCCGCATTGCCGATGGGCTGGACTACAGCCAGGACCAATCGACGAAGATCACCAATGTCGACCGCACGCGGCGTTCGATCCGCATCACGGTCAGTAACAAGTCGGCAGGAGCCTGGGATAACGCTGCGAGAGCCAACGAGAAGGCGGATATGTGGCGCGACGCGATGCCGAGGCCCATGCGCTTTGCCGTCGATGCGGGCCAGAAGTACTACCTGCGTCGTGGCGACACGATGCAGGCAGCCGGCTTCAAGGTCCTGTCTCACTTCTTCGACGCCTTGTGCGAGAACGAAGAAGGCACGAGGGCGCGTACGGACCCGGAGGACCTGCATCAGTTCCGCGTCGCGACGCGGCGACTGCGCGCCAGCCTGCGGCCATTTCGCGGCGTGTTCGGACGCGACGCCGTCGAGCCGTTCATCGAGGACCTGCGCGCAATCGCAGCGGCGACAGGGGATGTGCGCGACCTGGACGTGTTCGTCGCGGCTCTGGAGGAACTGCCGTCCTCGTCGCGAGTGCCGACCTTCCTCTCACATCTGAGGCGCCGCCACGACGAAGCCGTCGCGCACATGCTCGCAGTCTTCGACGCCGAGGAGTTCGCCCAGTTCAAGGAGCGGTTCGCCGCGTTCCTGGCGAACGCGCATCCCTATGGGAACCGAGACCGCCGAAAGGGAGCGCGCGAACTGACTCGCGTTGCGGCGAGCCGCACGCTGTCGAAACGCCTGCAAGCGGTTCTGAAGTACCGAGGCAATCTGGACCTCAGTGACGACACGCAGCTCCACGCGCTGAGGATCGCGTGCAAGCGGTTCCGCTACGTGGCGGACTTCTTCTGCGAAACGCTGGCGGTGAAGCCCTCGGTGGTCCTACGACCGATGAAGGCGCTGCAAGACAGCCTCGGCGAGGTTCACGACGCCGCCGTGCGAGAGGAGTATATGCTGCGGTTCCTCGACGAGCACCAGGACACGATCCCGGTGGACGAACGAAGCGCCCTCGCCGACCTGGCGCACGAGAACGAACAGCAGCGCGCGAAGTACCACGCTGAGTTTCAACAGCAGTGGGAGGATTTCGTGTCCGACGCCTTCCAGGCGCGACTACGCGCCGGTATCGATCCTGACGGGCGGCACCTGGCGGATGGATAG
- a CDS encoding Ppx/GppA family phosphatase, with translation MRLAAIDVGTNSIHTVLVEVDDDLSLRILDSAKETVHLGRGLDSKENLTPRAMTDALSALRKAKILAESHQIDTIVAVATSALREAPNGLQFIRLIEQEAGIEVRVISGVEEARLIYLAVRESIHLDRRTFFGVDIGGGSVEVIWGTRRELLACDSLKLGVLRLSDHFPLSDPMTKAELANVTGYIDSFLTRLDEHAQAHPFETAVGTSGTFLELARLALGEAYTRPSRSLHQQIVSAELLRAVCDRIARSTVKDRFAMKGLDRTRVATIVPGAVLLRRLLDRFDIREVVACEYALREGVLFDYIEQNRSGLRIQQEMPDIRKRSVLALARRCDWKEAHSRHVAALCLMMFDQLADRFEWTREDRDLLEYAALLHDIGMLINVPSHHRHSQYLIENAELLGFTPREIAMMGQIARYHRRAESKKKHRAFAALAKADRERVKQLAGILRIAEGLDRTQFRIIQSVHCEFANRVLTITATPSDDAELELSSAIERTGPLSEALGCPVRIQLGYGELLTANLIKPIEAARPPQPPSPDSHTEG, from the coding sequence ATGCGGCTAGCAGCCATCGACGTTGGGACGAACTCCATCCACACCGTTCTCGTGGAGGTTGACGACGACCTGAGCCTGCGCATCCTCGACAGCGCGAAGGAAACGGTGCACCTCGGCAGAGGGCTCGACTCGAAGGAGAACCTGACCCCGCGCGCGATGACGGATGCGCTCTCAGCGCTGCGCAAAGCGAAGATACTAGCCGAGAGCCACCAGATCGACACGATCGTCGCTGTCGCCACGAGCGCCCTGCGAGAAGCGCCCAATGGGCTGCAGTTCATCCGGCTGATCGAGCAAGAGGCGGGCATCGAGGTTCGCGTCATCTCCGGCGTCGAGGAGGCGAGGCTGATCTACCTTGCCGTGCGTGAGAGCATCCACCTCGACCGAAGGACGTTCTTCGGCGTCGACATCGGCGGCGGCAGCGTCGAGGTGATCTGGGGCACGCGTCGAGAGCTGTTGGCTTGCGACAGCCTGAAGCTGGGTGTGCTTCGCCTCTCCGATCACTTCCCGCTGTCGGATCCGATGACCAAGGCGGAGCTCGCCAACGTCACCGGCTACATCGATTCGTTTCTGACGCGTCTCGACGAGCATGCGCAAGCCCATCCGTTCGAGACCGCCGTCGGGACATCCGGCACGTTCCTCGAACTGGCGCGCCTGGCTCTCGGCGAGGCGTACACAAGACCCAGCCGTTCACTCCACCAGCAGATCGTTTCTGCCGAGTTGCTACGCGCTGTCTGCGACCGTATCGCGCGCTCGACCGTCAAGGATCGGTTCGCGATGAAGGGCTTGGATCGGACCCGTGTCGCGACCATCGTTCCCGGCGCGGTGCTGTTGCGCCGCCTCCTGGATCGCTTTGACATCCGCGAGGTCGTCGCTTGCGAGTACGCTTTGCGTGAGGGAGTGCTGTTCGACTACATCGAGCAGAACCGCAGCGGCTTGCGGATCCAGCAGGAGATGCCGGATATCCGCAAGCGCAGCGTGCTCGCGCTGGCGCGCCGGTGCGACTGGAAGGAAGCCCACTCGCGCCACGTCGCGGCGCTGTGCCTGATGATGTTCGATCAACTCGCGGACCGGTTCGAGTGGACGCGAGAGGATCGCGACCTGCTCGAGTATGCTGCGCTGCTTCACGACATCGGCATGCTCATCAATGTGCCGTCGCACCATCGACATTCGCAGTACCTGATCGAAAATGCCGAGTTGCTGGGCTTCACGCCGCGAGAAATCGCGATGATGGGTCAGATCGCGCGGTACCACCGGCGCGCCGAGTCGAAGAAGAAGCATCGCGCGTTCGCCGCGTTGGCGAAGGCAGATCGTGAGCGCGTGAAGCAGTTGGCGGGAATCCTGCGTATCGCAGAGGGCTTGGATCGCACGCAGTTCCGCATCATCCAGAGCGTTCACTGCGAGTTCGCGAACCGCGTGCTGACGATTACGGCAACGCCCTCGGACGACGCGGAGCTCGAGTTGTCGAGCGCCATTGAGCGCACGGGCCCGCTTTCGGAGGCTTTGGGATGCCCCGTGCGGATTCAACTCGGCTATGGCGAGCTGCTGACGGCTAACCTCATCAAGCCGATTGAAGCCGCGCGTCCGCCACAGCCGCCGAGTCCTGACTCGCACACAGAAGGATAG
- a CDS encoding D-2-hydroxyacid dehydrogenase, with amino-acid sequence MSEVTILLRREFYEQHRARLHSLAPSARFETFADRDEMLAKLPTADALYGASPRDDILVKCPRLKWLHMRSAGVDKHIPDALSARGITLTKGSGAYDIPISEHILAMMLALARGLPRYIRNQSESRWDRGGGILQLHGRTLGVYGMGSIGTELGRKARALGMVVHGIALRPRTKPSFARALWTPDRLDDLLALSDHLAVCVPLTAATEKLFGAREFGLMKPTAFFYNIGRGGTVVQEALIDALRSGGIAGAGLDVTDPEPLPMDSPLWSMPNVVVTPHVSGTSDGTDARADRIVLENIRRFATGEPLLNVVSYEHGY; translated from the coding sequence TTGAGCGAAGTCACGATCCTCCTGCGCCGGGAGTTCTATGAGCAGCACCGTGCGCGACTTCACAGCTTGGCTCCGTCCGCGCGGTTCGAGACCTTCGCGGACCGCGACGAAATGCTCGCGAAACTGCCCACTGCCGATGCGCTCTACGGCGCATCGCCGCGTGATGACATCCTCGTCAAGTGCCCCCGTCTGAAATGGCTGCACATGCGGAGCGCAGGCGTCGACAAGCACATCCCGGACGCGCTCTCGGCGCGCGGCATCACGCTGACCAAGGGGAGCGGAGCCTACGACATCCCGATCTCCGAGCACATCCTGGCGATGATGCTGGCACTCGCACGAGGGCTCCCTCGGTACATCCGAAACCAGTCTGAGAGCCGGTGGGACCGCGGCGGCGGCATCCTGCAGCTCCACGGCAGAACCCTCGGCGTCTACGGGATGGGAAGCATCGGGACCGAGCTCGGAAGAAAGGCGCGGGCTCTCGGAATGGTGGTCCACGGAATCGCGCTGCGCCCGCGAACGAAGCCGTCCTTCGCCCGAGCGCTCTGGACGCCGGACCGGCTGGACGATCTGCTGGCGTTGTCCGACCATCTCGCCGTCTGTGTTCCACTCACGGCAGCGACTGAGAAGCTGTTCGGCGCTCGCGAGTTCGGGCTGATGAAGCCCACAGCGTTCTTCTACAACATCGGAAGGGGTGGAACCGTCGTCCAAGAGGCGTTGATCGACGCGCTGCGCAGCGGCGGGATCGCAGGCGCGGGACTTGATGTGACCGACCCGGAGCCGCTTCCGATGGACAGCCCGTTGTGGTCCATGCCCAACGTGGTCGTGACGCCTCACGTGTCCGGCACGTCCGACGGCACAGATGCCCGCGCAGATAGGATCGTCCTTGAGAACATCCGGCGGTTCGCCACAGGGGAGCCGCTGCTGAACGTCGTGAGTTACGAGCACGGGTACTGA